The following proteins come from a genomic window of Prionailurus viverrinus isolate Anna chromosome D1, UM_Priviv_1.0, whole genome shotgun sequence:
- the LOC125176845 gene encoding olfactory receptor 8K3-like, whose amino-acid sequence MNQPNQTVLTEFILMGITDRPGLQAPFFGLFLSIYVISVVGNLGMIILTKVDSRLQTPMYFFLRHLALTDLGYSTAVGPKMLVNFIGNQNTIPYNWCATQLAFFILFIISELFILSAMAYDRYMAICHPLLYMVVMSQKVCWVLVAVPYVYSAFLSLIITIKIFMSSFCDHNVIRHFYCDNLPLLTLLCSSTRDIELIILIFSAFNLVSSLLIVLVSYILILMAILSMNSAQGRHKAFSTCGSHMTVVVVLYATLFFMYVQPKSSHSFDTDKIASVFYTLIIPMLNPMIYSLRNKEVKGALRRIWKNLHKLPM is encoded by the coding sequence ATGAACCAACCAAATCAAACAGTGCTAACAGAATTCATCCTAATGGGAATCACAGACCGGCCAGGGCTGCAGGCTCCCTTCTTTGGACTCTTCCTCAGCATCTATGTGATCTCAGTGGTGGGCAACCTGGGCATGATCATCCTTACCAAGGTGGACTCCAGGCTACAAAcacccatgtatttcttcctcagACACCTGGCTCTCACTGATCTGGGTTATTCAACAGCTGTGGGGCCCAAAATGTTAGTCAATTTCATAGGTAATCAAAACACAATCCCTTATAACTGGTGCGCCACACAGCTGGCTTTCTTCATCTTGTTCATCATCAGCGAGCTTTTCATTCTGTCAGcaatggcctatgaccgctatatGGCCATCTGTCATCCTCTGCTTTATATGGTTGTTATGTCACAAAAGGTGTGCTGGGTGCTGGTGGCTGTCCCCTATGTCTACAgtgcctttctttctctgataATCACCATAAAGATTTTTATGTCATCCTTTTGTGACCATAATGTCATTAGACATTTTTATTGTGACAATCTTCCCTTATTAACTTTGTTGTGCTCAAGCACACGTGACATTGAGTTGATAATACTGATCTTTTCAGCATTTAATTTGGTGTCTTCTCTTCTGATAGTGCTTGTCTCCTACATCTTGATCCTGATGGCCATCCTCAGCATGAACTCTGCACAGGGCAGGCACaaggccttctccacctgtggaTCCCATATGACAGTGGTCGTTGTATTATATGCAACTCTATTCTTCATGTACGTGCAACCCAAATCCAGTCATTCCTTTGATACTGATAAAATTGCCtctgtattttatactttgataATACCTATGCTGAATCCCATGATCTACAGTTTGAGgaacaaagaggtaaaaggtgCCCTGCGTCGGATATGGAAAAATCTGCACAAACTGCCTATGTAG